A window of the Alnus glutinosa chromosome 4, dhAlnGlut1.1, whole genome shotgun sequence genome harbors these coding sequences:
- the LOC133866625 gene encoding probable protein phosphatase 2C 72, translated as MGICASFASRETRREKVMLLEGSNFSNGNLGLGSLCSKQGSKGVNQDAAILYQGYGAEDGVLCGVFDGHGKNGHTVSKLVNNRLPSLILSQKKALAQINAVDDNGNFQNHVERIEGEFIIPSKSFHIWKEACVDAFKVMDKEIKLQENLDCSCSGAAAVVVIKQGEDLVIANLGDSRAILGTITDNGVVAIQLTTDLKPGLPCEAERIRKCNGRVGALKQEPHIQRVWLPNNDSPGLAMSRAFGDFILKDHGIIAIPDIYYRRLNSNDQFILLATDGVWDVLSNDQVASIVWAADSEQAAARMVVEAATTAWKRYPSAKVDDCSVVCLFLQKKRHVFMPSKGT; from the exons ATGGGAATCTGCGCATCATTTGCGTCGCGGGAGACTCGCCGTGAAAAAGTGATGCTCTTAGAAGGAAGTAATTTTTCCAATGGAAATCTTGGTCTCGGCTCTCTTTGCTCTAAGCAAGGGAGCAAAGGAGTGAACCAAGACGCTGCAATTCTTTACCAG GGCTATGGAGCGGAAGATGGAGTTTTGTGTGGAGTTTTTGACGGGCATGGGAAGAATGGTCATACGGTGAGCAAGCTAGTAAACAACCGCCTGCCGTCGCTCATACTAAGCCAGAAAAAGGCTCTGGCGCAGATTAATGCAGTCGACGATAATGGTAACTTTCAAAACCACGTTGAGAGAATAGAAGGTGAATTTATAATACCAAGCAAGAGTTTTCATATATGGAAGGAGGCTTGCGTTGATGCCTTCAAGGTGATGGACAAggagataaagcttcaagagaatTTGGACTGCTCTTGTAGCGGAGCCGCCGCTGTTGTTGTCATAAAACAG GGTGAAGATCTTGTTATAGCTAATCTAGGGGACTCAAGGGCAATTTTAGGGACAATTACAGATAATGGAGTTGTAGCAATTCAGTTAACCACCGACTTAAAGCCAGGGTTACCTT GTGAAGCAGAAAGAATAAGGAAATGCAATGGCCGAGTGGGTGCATTAAAGCAAGAGCCACACATCCAACGAGTGTGGCTGCCCAATAATGACTCTCCGGGCCTAGCCATGTCACGAGCTTTTGGAGACTTCATACTCAAAGACCATGGCATCATTGCCATCCCAGACATCTACTATCGCCGCCTAAATTCCAACGACCAATTCATCCTTCTTGCAACCGATGGG GTCTGGGACGTGCTCAGTAATGATCAAGTTGCATCCATTGTTTGGGCAGCAGATAGTGAACAGGCAGCAGCAAGAATGGTGGTGGAGGCAGCCACCACCGCCTGGAAAAGATACCCTTCTGCAAAAGTTGATGATTGCAGTGTCGTTTGCCTATTTTTGCAAAAGAAGCGCCACGTTTTTATGCCGTCAAAGGGCACTTGA
- the LOC133866627 gene encoding uncharacterized protein LOC133866627 isoform X2: MLDVEEELEKPNSPNEKGLSSGGDVNLASQGCQSKNSKRRANKKKNKKKKGGAGPKVTDINRFVLDTCKRLREKKSYMIYAAVGCLGVSALSDLVKEVDAVQACGGQMTADGGRLRTGGGILWRVIKARDPKAYKEIMKKAKEFEKQFKQPNIRREMGQKKEDVSPGTVMNGPPVNFSDGSQLISDMQNQPEQSNTTDIKRISVHNRLRIPVSYDDNLLGEDPGNEAT; this comes from the exons ATGCTTGATGTCGAAGAAGAGTTGGAGAAGCCCAATTCCCCAAATGAAAAGGGACTAAGCAGTGGTGGAGATGTGAATTTAGCAAGTCAAGGATGTCAAAGTAAAAACAGCAAAAGAAGAgcaaataagaagaagaataagaaaaagaagggtGGCGCGGGGCCGAAAGTTACAGACATAAACAG GTTTGTCTTAGATACATGTAAGCGTCTGAGAGAGAAGAAATCGTACATGATATATGCGGCTGTAGGTTGTTTGGGAGTTTCTGCATTAAGTGATCTTGTCAAAGAG GTGGATGCGGTTCAGGCTTGTGGAGGTCAGATGACTGCCGATGGcggacgcttacgaacaggtgGTGGTATATTATGGCGTGTCATCAAAGCTCGAGACCCAAAAGCCTACaaagaaataatgaaaaagGCGAAAGAGTTTGAG AAGCAATTCAAGCAACCAAATATTAGGCGAGAAATGGGGCAAAAGAAAGAGGATGTTTCACCTGGAACTGTCATGAATGGGCCGCCAGTCAATTTTTCAGATGGTTCCCAACTTATATCTGATATGCAGAATCAACCAGAGCAGTCGAATACTACCGATATTAAACGAATATCTGTTCATAACAGGTTACGGATACCTGTCTCATATGATGATAACCTTCTTGGTGAAGATCCTGGCAATGAAGCGACTTGA
- the LOC133866627 gene encoding uncharacterized protein LOC133866627 isoform X1 — translation MEGGDSILEAIYEEDYAEDIDDVEMLDVEEELEKPNSPNEKGLSSGGDVNLASQGCQSKNSKRRANKKKNKKKKGGAGPKVTDINRFVLDTCKRLREKKSYMIYAAVGCLGVSALSDLVKEVDAVQACGGQMTADGGRLRTGGGILWRVIKARDPKAYKEIMKKAKEFEKQFKQPNIRREMGQKKEDVSPGTVMNGPPVNFSDGSQLISDMQNQPEQSNTTDIKRISVHNRLRIPVSYDDNLLGEDPGNEAT, via the exons ATGGAGGGAGGAGACAGCATATTAGAAGCCATCTATGAAGAGGATTACGCGGAGGACATTGATGATGTTGAGATGCTTGATGTCGAAGAAGAGTTGGAGAAGCCCAATTCCCCAAATGAAAAGGGACTAAGCAGTGGTGGAGATGTGAATTTAGCAAGTCAAGGATGTCAAAGTAAAAACAGCAAAAGAAGAgcaaataagaagaagaataagaaaaagaagggtGGCGCGGGGCCGAAAGTTACAGACATAAACAG GTTTGTCTTAGATACATGTAAGCGTCTGAGAGAGAAGAAATCGTACATGATATATGCGGCTGTAGGTTGTTTGGGAGTTTCTGCATTAAGTGATCTTGTCAAAGAG GTGGATGCGGTTCAGGCTTGTGGAGGTCAGATGACTGCCGATGGcggacgcttacgaacaggtgGTGGTATATTATGGCGTGTCATCAAAGCTCGAGACCCAAAAGCCTACaaagaaataatgaaaaagGCGAAAGAGTTTGAG AAGCAATTCAAGCAACCAAATATTAGGCGAGAAATGGGGCAAAAGAAAGAGGATGTTTCACCTGGAACTGTCATGAATGGGCCGCCAGTCAATTTTTCAGATGGTTCCCAACTTATATCTGATATGCAGAATCAACCAGAGCAGTCGAATACTACCGATATTAAACGAATATCTGTTCATAACAGGTTACGGATACCTGTCTCATATGATGATAACCTTCTTGGTGAAGATCCTGGCAATGAAGCGACTTGA
- the LOC133865729 gene encoding vacuolar-processing enzyme-like: protein MTLMPSVVVVVLLLGLSGSALASRDYIRLPSEASRFFGRDGGNVLDNDDETSGTRWAVLIAGSNGYWNYRHQADICHAYQLLRKGGLKDENIIVFMYDDIAFNEENPRPGVIINSPHGSDVYQGVPKDYTGEDVTVGNILAVILGNRTALTGGSGKVVDSGPNDHIFIYYSDHGGPGVLGMPTSPYLYAGDLIEVLKKKHASGTYKSLVFYLEACESGSIFEGLLPEGLNIYATTAANAEESSWGTYCPGEYPSPPPEYETCLGDLYSVAWMEDSDVHNLQTETLRQQYELVKSRTANDNSAYAGSHVMQYGDIGLNKNNLDLYMGTNPANDNYTFVDENFLRPTTKAATNQRDADLVHFWDKFRKAPEGSSRKVEAQKQFFEAMSHRMHVDQSMKLIGKLLFGIEKGSEVLNIVRPAGEPLVDDWDCLKTLVRSFETHCGSLSQYGMKHMRSFANFCNAGIKKEQMAEASAQACVSVPSGPWSSLQKGFSA from the exons ATGACTCTCATGCCCtccgtcgtcgtcgtcgtcctCCTCCTTGGCCTCTCCGGGTCGGCCTTGGCCAGTAGAGACTATATCCGGTTGCCCTCAGAAGCTTCGAGATTCTTCGGCAGAGATGGTGGGAATGTTCTTGATAACGATGACGAGACATCGGGTACCAGATGGGCGGTTCTGATTGCCGGATCTAATGGCTACTGGAATTACAGGCATCAG GCTGATATTTGTCATGCCTATCAACTCTTGAGGAAAGGTGGATTGAAAGATGAAAACATTATTGTTTTCATGTATGATGACATTGCTTTCAATGAAGAGAACCCTAGGCCTGGAGTTATCATTAACAGCCCACATGGCAGTGATGTGTATCAAGGAGTGCCAAAG GATTATACTGGGGAAGATGTTACTGTTGGCAACATTTTGGCCGTTATCCTTGGAAATAGAACTGCTCTTACAGGAGGCAGTGGGAAGGTTGTGGATAGCGGTCCCAACGATCATATTTTCATATACTATAGTGACCATGGGGGCCCTGGAGTGCTTG GGATGCCTACCAGTCCTTACCTCTATGCTGGAGACCTAATAGAAGTCTTGAAGAAGAAGCACGCATCTGGGACCTATAAAAGCTTG GTATTTTATCTTGAAGCGTGTGAGTCTGGAAGCATCTTTGAGGGTCTTCTTCCAGAAGGTTTGAATATCTATGCAACAACAGCAGCAAATGCTGAAGAGAGCAGTTGGGGAACTTATTGCCCTGGAGAGTATCCTAGTCCTCCCCCAGAATATGAAACCTGTTTGGGTGACTTGTATAgtgttgcttggatggaagacAG TGACGTACACAATCTGCAGACAGAAACTTTGCGCCAGCAGTATGAACTG GTCAAATCGAGGACAGCAAATGACAATTCTGCTTATGCTGGCTCTCATGTCATGCAATATGGTGATATAGGTCTTAACAAGAACAATCTTGACCTGTATATGGGTACAAATCCTGCAAATGACAACTACACTTTTGTGGATGAGAACTTCTTGAGGCCAACTACAAAAGCTGCCACCAACCAGCGAGATGCCGATCTCGTCCATTTCTGGGATAAG TTCCGCAAGGCTCCAGAAGGCTCTTCAAGGAAAGTAGAAGCTCAGAAGCAGTTTTTTGAAGCAATGTCACATAGAATGCATGTAGATCAGAGCATgaaacttatcgggaagctcCTATTTGGAATCGAGAAAGGTTCAGAGGTGCTCAACATTGTTCGACCTGCTGGGGAACCACTTGTTGATGATTGGGACTGCCTTAAGACACTG GTGAGGAGTTTTGAGACACATTGTGGATCCCTATCACAATACGGGATGAAACACATGAGGTCCTTTGCCAACTTCTGTAACGCTGGGATTAAGAAGGAGCAGATGGCTGAGGCATCTGCTCAAGCTTGTGTCAGCGTGCCTTCTGGGCCTTGGAGCTCCCTGCAGAAGGGATTCAGTGCATGA
- the LOC133865939 gene encoding uncharacterized protein LOC133865939 encodes MDKDSLRSNNITNANVNNTNGRETTIGGSDASLLLRAGSETIRQTTSSDFVLRWGNRKRLRCMKVQVRDNNNDSAAPVHRNTVRVDRRVVRVDKDSSNQPTSANHSNGYLNLRQRPSSPPPPPPPSQRILRNSETSSAMRGQSNGGVRGIASPDRGAHDKRGTNTNNNGNHHHHHNENNKSAASSETAHDSKKGGSSSGSGEAGLPVWPPKFVIALTNKEKEEDFMAIKGSKLPQRPKKRAKFIQRTLNLVSPGAWLCDLTLERYEVREKKISKKRPRGLKAMGNMDSDSE; translated from the exons ATGGATAAGGACTCTCTGAGGAGCAACAACATTACTAATGCCAACGTAAACAATACCAACGGTAGAGAGACTACCATAGGAGGATCGGATGCATCGTTGTTGCTGAGAGCTGGCTCCGAGACCATCAGACAAACGACGTCGTCAGATTTCGTGTTGCGGTGGGGAAACCGGAAGCGGCTCAGGTGCATGAAGGTCCAGGTCAGGGACAACAACAACGACTCGGCCGCCCCGGTCCACAGGAACACGGTTCGGGTGGACCGGAGGGTCGTGAGAGTAGATAAGGACTCGTCCAATCAGCCCACTAGCGCTAATCATAGTAATGGGTATTTGAATCTGCGTCAGCGACCGTCTTCGCCTccgccaccgccaccgccaTCTCAGCGAATTCTCAG GAACTCGGAGACATCCAGTGCCATGAGAGGGCAAAGCAACGGAGGTGTGAGGGGAATTGCTTCACCGGACAGGGGTGCGCACGATAAGAGAGGGACCAATACCAATAATAACggcaaccaccaccaccatcacaaTGAGAACAACAAGTCAGCGGCATCTTCGGAGACTGCGCACGATAGCAAGAAGGGAGGGTCATCGTCCGGAAGCGGCGAGGCTGGGCTACCGGTGTGGCCCCCGAAGTTCGTCATTGCTTTGACCAACAAGGAGAAAGAGGAGGATTTCATGGCCATCAAGGGGTCTAAGCTTCCTCAGAGACCCAAGAAGAGAGCCAAATTCATACAGCGCACCCTCAAT CTAGTCAGCCCAGGAGCATGGTTGTGTGATCTGACCCTGGAAAGATACGAGGTCAGGGAGAAGAAGATATCCAAGAAG AGACCAAGAGGGTTAAAGGCGATGGGGAACATGGACTCTGACTCtgagtag